One region of Triticum aestivum cultivar Chinese Spring chromosome 6B, IWGSC CS RefSeq v2.1, whole genome shotgun sequence genomic DNA includes:
- the LOC123138725 gene encoding alpha-aminoadipic semialdehyde synthase isoform X2 has product MGSETTERNDTLLGNGVIGILAETVNMWERRAPLTPSHCARLMLGGGKHESGVNRIIVQPSTKRIHHDAQYEDAGCEISEDLSECGLIVGIKQPKLEMILPDRAYAFFSHTHKAQKENMPLLDKIMEERVSLFDYELIVDDDGKRMLAFGKFAGRAGLIDFLHGLGQRYLSLGYSTPFLSLGQSHMYPSLAAAKAAVIAIGEEIATYGLPSGICPIVFAFTGSGNVSQGAQEIFKLLPHTFVDAEKLPELSAGKSLPPHHQSTRRAFQLYGCVVTSKDMVAPKDPNRCFDKADYYAHPEYYRPVFHERIAPYASAIVNCMYWERRFPRLLSIDQLQQLMKNGCPLVGISDITCDIGGSIEFVNKSTSIERPFFRYDTSTNLYHDDMEGDGVICLAVDILPTEFSREASQHFGDILSRFVTSLASAKGLLELPSHLRRACIAYAGKLTPLYEYIPRMRKTMIELPPTPANLLPDKKYTTLVSLCGHLFDKFLINEALDIIETAGGSFHLVKCDVGQSIDDMSYSELEVGADDTTTLDKIIDSLTSIANAHRGDPNATEISLKIGRVSECGIDGSMDKVGPKVLILGAGRVCRPAAEFLTSYQNIDQVHVVVASLYQKDAEETVDGIKNATAAQLDVSDTESLSNLVSQVDVVVSLLPASFHAAIARVCIELKKHLVTASYVDDSMSKLEQAAQGAGVTILCEMGLDPGIDHMLSMKMIDEAHARDGKIKAFTSFCGGLPSPAAANNPLAYKFSWSPAGAIRAGRNPAVYKFLGEIINVDGSKLYESAKRLRLPELPAFALEHLPNRNSLMYGDLYGISKEASTVYRSTLRYEGFSEIMAILAKIGFFDAENHPLLQETNRPTYRNFLNELLNVNNISTSNTKINGEESGGHDDELVSRLMMLGHCKEKELAVKILKTIKFLGLHEETQIPKDCSSAFSVICQRMEQRMAYGHNEQDMVLLHHEVEVEYPDGRPTEKHQATLMEFGKTENGRSTTAMALTVGVPAAIGALLLLQNKVQKKGVIRPLQPEIYIPALEILEASGIKVIERVET; this is encoded by the exons ATGGGGTCCGAGACAACTGAA AGAAATGACACCTTGCTGGGAAATGGAGTTATCGGCATTCTCGCCGAGACTGTCAACATGTGGGAGAGGAGGGCGCCGTTAACTCCTTCCCACTGTGCTCGCCTCATGCTCGGGGGAGGCAAGCATGAATCCGGCGTGAACCGGATCATCGTGCAGCCGAGCACCAAGAGGATCCACCATGATGCTCAGTACGAGGATGCTGGGTGCGAGATTTCAGAGGATCTGTCAGAGTGTGGCCTCATCGTAGGCATCAAGCAACCAAAG CTGGAGATGATTCTTCCTGATAGAGCATATGCGTTCTTCTCGCACACCCACAAGGCCCAGAAAGAAAATATGCCACTGTTAGACAAG ATCATGGAAGAAAGAGTGTCCTTGTTTGATTATGAGCTAATTGTCGACGATGATGGGAAAAGAATGCTGGCATTTGGGAAATTTGCTGGCAGAGCTGGACTGATAGACTTCTTACACGGTCTCGGGCAGA GATATCTGAGCCTTGGATACTCGACTCCGTTTCTGTCTCTGGGGCAATCCCATATGTATCCTTCGCTCGCTGCAGCGAAGGCTGCAGTCATCGCCATTGGCGAAGAGATAGCAACATATGGACTTCCATCTGGAATTTGTCCAATTGTATTTGCATTCACCGGATCAGGAAATG TTTCGCAGGGTGCACAAGAGATATTCAAGCTATTGCCACATACCTTCGTTGATGCTGAGAAACTTCCCGAGCTCTCTGCG GGAAAGAGTCTGCCTCCACATCATCAATCAACCAGGAGAGCATTTCAACTATATGGATGTGTTGTCACATCTAAAGACATGGTCGCACCCAAAGATCCCAACAGATGTTTTGACAAA GCTGACTATTATGCTCATCCGGAATACTACCGCCCTGTTTTTCATGAAAGAATTGCTCCATATGCATCTGCCATTG TTAACTGTATGTACTGGGAGAGGAGGTTTCCACGACTATTGAGCATTGATCAGTTACAACAGCTGATGAAGAATGGGTGCCCTTTGGTTGGCATTTCTGATATAACTTGTGACATTGGAGGTTCCATAGAATTTGTGAACAAAAGTACATCAATAGAGAGGCCTTTCTTCCG GTATGATACTTCGACTAATTTATACCATGATGATATGGAAGGCGATGGCGTGATCTGCTTAGCTGTTGACATTCTGCCTACAGAGTTTTCCAGAGAG GCCTCCCAGCATTTTGGAGACATATTATCTAGATTTGTTACCAGCTTGGCCTCAGCTAAGGGACTGCTGGAGCTTCCTTCCCACTTGAGAAGAGCTTGCATCGCATATGCTGGCAAACTCACTCCTCTGTATGAGTATATTCCTCGGATGAGAAAGACTATGAT AGAATTGCCACCAACTCCAGCGAATTTATTGCCTGATAAGAAGTACACCACCCTG GTATCTCTCTGTGGCCACCTCTTTGATAAGTTCCTTATAAATGAAGCTTTGGACATCATTGAGACAGCTGGGGGTTCTTTTCACTTAGTTAAATGTGATGTTGGACAAAGCATCGACGATATGTCCTATTCGGAGCTTGAA GTAGGAGCAGATGATACGACTACATTAGACAAGATCATCGATTCCTTGACTTCTATAGCTAATGCGCACCGTGGAGATCCTAATGCCACCGAGATATCTCTAAAGATAGGAAGAGTCAGCGAATGCGGAATTGATGGCAGCATGGATAAAGTAGGACCAAAGGTTTTAATCCTTGGAGCTGGAAGAGTTTGTCGGCCAGCTGCTGAGTTTCTAACATCTTACCAAAACATCGACCAAGTACATGTTGTTGTGGCATCTCTGTATCAAAAAGATGCAGAAGAG ACAGTTGATGGAATAAAGAATGCAACAGCAGCTCAGCTCGATGTTTCAGACACTGAAAGTCTTTCGAATCTTGTTTCACAG GTTGATGTTGTAGTCAGCTTGCTGCCTGCTAGTTTTCATGCTGCCATTGCAAGAGTATGCATAGAG CTCAAGAAGCACTTGGTCACAGCAAGCTATGTTGACGATTCCATGTCAAAGTTGGAGCAAGCTGCGCAAGGAGCAGGTGTAACTATACTCTGTGAAATGGGCCTTGATCCTGGCATAG AtcacatgttgtcgatgaaaatgaTTGATGAAGCACATGCTCGGGATGGAAAGATAAAGGCGTTTACATCTTTCTGTGGTGGACTTCCATCTCCAGCTGCCGCAAACAATCCACTTGCTTATAAGTTCAG TTGGAGTCCAGCAGGTGCCATCCGAGCTGGAAGAAATCCTGCTGTCTACAAATTTCTTGGAGAGATCATCAATGTGGACG GTAGTAAATTATACGAGTCAGCAAAGAGGCTCAGATTACCGGAACTTCCAGCTTTTGCTCTGGAACACTTACCAAATCGAAATTCCTTGATGTATGGAGACCTGTATGGGATCTCCAAAGAAGCATCTACCGTATATAGGTCCACTCTTCGTTACGAAG GATTTAGTGAGATCATGGCTATCCTGGCAAAAATTGGGTTTTTTGATGCTGAAAATCATCCACTGCTACAAGAAACTAATCGTCCAACATATAGGAATTTTCTCAATGAACTCCTTAATGTCAATAATATCTCCACATCTAACACAAAGATAAACGGTGAAGAGTCTGGAGGACATGATGATGAACTGGTTTCAAGACTCATGATGCTTGGGCATTGCAAAGAAAAGGAACTAGCTGTCAAGATACTCAAAACAATCAA GTTCTTGGGGCTGCATGAGGAGACACAGATTCCTAAGGATTGTTCAAGTGCATTCAGTGTTATTTGCCAACGAATGGAACAGAGAATGGCCTATGGCCACAATGAGCAG GATATGGTACTGCTGCACCATGAAGTCGAGGTGGAGTACCCCGATGGGCGACCCACCGAGAAGCACCAAGCGACGCTGATGGAGTTCGGAAAGACTGAGAACGGCAGGTCGACCACCGCCATGGCCCTCACCGTCGGGGTACCGGCAGCGATAGGAGCCCTG CTCTTGCTCCAGAACAAGGTTCAGAAGAAAGGGGTGATCCGGCCTCTGCAACCGGAGATCTACATCCCTG CGCTGGAGATCTTGGAAGCGTCGGGCATCAAGGTGATAGAGAGAGTGGAGACCTGA
- the LOC123138725 gene encoding alpha-aminoadipic semialdehyde synthase isoform X1 yields MGSETTEQRNDTLLGNGVIGILAETVNMWERRAPLTPSHCARLMLGGGKHESGVNRIIVQPSTKRIHHDAQYEDAGCEISEDLSECGLIVGIKQPKLEMILPDRAYAFFSHTHKAQKENMPLLDKIMEERVSLFDYELIVDDDGKRMLAFGKFAGRAGLIDFLHGLGQRYLSLGYSTPFLSLGQSHMYPSLAAAKAAVIAIGEEIATYGLPSGICPIVFAFTGSGNVSQGAQEIFKLLPHTFVDAEKLPELSAGKSLPPHHQSTRRAFQLYGCVVTSKDMVAPKDPNRCFDKADYYAHPEYYRPVFHERIAPYASAIVNCMYWERRFPRLLSIDQLQQLMKNGCPLVGISDITCDIGGSIEFVNKSTSIERPFFRYDTSTNLYHDDMEGDGVICLAVDILPTEFSREASQHFGDILSRFVTSLASAKGLLELPSHLRRACIAYAGKLTPLYEYIPRMRKTMIELPPTPANLLPDKKYTTLVSLCGHLFDKFLINEALDIIETAGGSFHLVKCDVGQSIDDMSYSELEVGADDTTTLDKIIDSLTSIANAHRGDPNATEISLKIGRVSECGIDGSMDKVGPKVLILGAGRVCRPAAEFLTSYQNIDQVHVVVASLYQKDAEETVDGIKNATAAQLDVSDTESLSNLVSQVDVVVSLLPASFHAAIARVCIELKKHLVTASYVDDSMSKLEQAAQGAGVTILCEMGLDPGIDHMLSMKMIDEAHARDGKIKAFTSFCGGLPSPAAANNPLAYKFSWSPAGAIRAGRNPAVYKFLGEIINVDGSKLYESAKRLRLPELPAFALEHLPNRNSLMYGDLYGISKEASTVYRSTLRYEGFSEIMAILAKIGFFDAENHPLLQETNRPTYRNFLNELLNVNNISTSNTKINGEESGGHDDELVSRLMMLGHCKEKELAVKILKTIKFLGLHEETQIPKDCSSAFSVICQRMEQRMAYGHNEQDMVLLHHEVEVEYPDGRPTEKHQATLMEFGKTENGRSTTAMALTVGVPAAIGALLLLQNKVQKKGVIRPLQPEIYIPALEILEASGIKVIERVET; encoded by the exons ATGGGGTCCGAGACAACTGAA CAGAGAAATGACACCTTGCTGGGAAATGGAGTTATCGGCATTCTCGCCGAGACTGTCAACATGTGGGAGAGGAGGGCGCCGTTAACTCCTTCCCACTGTGCTCGCCTCATGCTCGGGGGAGGCAAGCATGAATCCGGCGTGAACCGGATCATCGTGCAGCCGAGCACCAAGAGGATCCACCATGATGCTCAGTACGAGGATGCTGGGTGCGAGATTTCAGAGGATCTGTCAGAGTGTGGCCTCATCGTAGGCATCAAGCAACCAAAG CTGGAGATGATTCTTCCTGATAGAGCATATGCGTTCTTCTCGCACACCCACAAGGCCCAGAAAGAAAATATGCCACTGTTAGACAAG ATCATGGAAGAAAGAGTGTCCTTGTTTGATTATGAGCTAATTGTCGACGATGATGGGAAAAGAATGCTGGCATTTGGGAAATTTGCTGGCAGAGCTGGACTGATAGACTTCTTACACGGTCTCGGGCAGA GATATCTGAGCCTTGGATACTCGACTCCGTTTCTGTCTCTGGGGCAATCCCATATGTATCCTTCGCTCGCTGCAGCGAAGGCTGCAGTCATCGCCATTGGCGAAGAGATAGCAACATATGGACTTCCATCTGGAATTTGTCCAATTGTATTTGCATTCACCGGATCAGGAAATG TTTCGCAGGGTGCACAAGAGATATTCAAGCTATTGCCACATACCTTCGTTGATGCTGAGAAACTTCCCGAGCTCTCTGCG GGAAAGAGTCTGCCTCCACATCATCAATCAACCAGGAGAGCATTTCAACTATATGGATGTGTTGTCACATCTAAAGACATGGTCGCACCCAAAGATCCCAACAGATGTTTTGACAAA GCTGACTATTATGCTCATCCGGAATACTACCGCCCTGTTTTTCATGAAAGAATTGCTCCATATGCATCTGCCATTG TTAACTGTATGTACTGGGAGAGGAGGTTTCCACGACTATTGAGCATTGATCAGTTACAACAGCTGATGAAGAATGGGTGCCCTTTGGTTGGCATTTCTGATATAACTTGTGACATTGGAGGTTCCATAGAATTTGTGAACAAAAGTACATCAATAGAGAGGCCTTTCTTCCG GTATGATACTTCGACTAATTTATACCATGATGATATGGAAGGCGATGGCGTGATCTGCTTAGCTGTTGACATTCTGCCTACAGAGTTTTCCAGAGAG GCCTCCCAGCATTTTGGAGACATATTATCTAGATTTGTTACCAGCTTGGCCTCAGCTAAGGGACTGCTGGAGCTTCCTTCCCACTTGAGAAGAGCTTGCATCGCATATGCTGGCAAACTCACTCCTCTGTATGAGTATATTCCTCGGATGAGAAAGACTATGAT AGAATTGCCACCAACTCCAGCGAATTTATTGCCTGATAAGAAGTACACCACCCTG GTATCTCTCTGTGGCCACCTCTTTGATAAGTTCCTTATAAATGAAGCTTTGGACATCATTGAGACAGCTGGGGGTTCTTTTCACTTAGTTAAATGTGATGTTGGACAAAGCATCGACGATATGTCCTATTCGGAGCTTGAA GTAGGAGCAGATGATACGACTACATTAGACAAGATCATCGATTCCTTGACTTCTATAGCTAATGCGCACCGTGGAGATCCTAATGCCACCGAGATATCTCTAAAGATAGGAAGAGTCAGCGAATGCGGAATTGATGGCAGCATGGATAAAGTAGGACCAAAGGTTTTAATCCTTGGAGCTGGAAGAGTTTGTCGGCCAGCTGCTGAGTTTCTAACATCTTACCAAAACATCGACCAAGTACATGTTGTTGTGGCATCTCTGTATCAAAAAGATGCAGAAGAG ACAGTTGATGGAATAAAGAATGCAACAGCAGCTCAGCTCGATGTTTCAGACACTGAAAGTCTTTCGAATCTTGTTTCACAG GTTGATGTTGTAGTCAGCTTGCTGCCTGCTAGTTTTCATGCTGCCATTGCAAGAGTATGCATAGAG CTCAAGAAGCACTTGGTCACAGCAAGCTATGTTGACGATTCCATGTCAAAGTTGGAGCAAGCTGCGCAAGGAGCAGGTGTAACTATACTCTGTGAAATGGGCCTTGATCCTGGCATAG AtcacatgttgtcgatgaaaatgaTTGATGAAGCACATGCTCGGGATGGAAAGATAAAGGCGTTTACATCTTTCTGTGGTGGACTTCCATCTCCAGCTGCCGCAAACAATCCACTTGCTTATAAGTTCAG TTGGAGTCCAGCAGGTGCCATCCGAGCTGGAAGAAATCCTGCTGTCTACAAATTTCTTGGAGAGATCATCAATGTGGACG GTAGTAAATTATACGAGTCAGCAAAGAGGCTCAGATTACCGGAACTTCCAGCTTTTGCTCTGGAACACTTACCAAATCGAAATTCCTTGATGTATGGAGACCTGTATGGGATCTCCAAAGAAGCATCTACCGTATATAGGTCCACTCTTCGTTACGAAG GATTTAGTGAGATCATGGCTATCCTGGCAAAAATTGGGTTTTTTGATGCTGAAAATCATCCACTGCTACAAGAAACTAATCGTCCAACATATAGGAATTTTCTCAATGAACTCCTTAATGTCAATAATATCTCCACATCTAACACAAAGATAAACGGTGAAGAGTCTGGAGGACATGATGATGAACTGGTTTCAAGACTCATGATGCTTGGGCATTGCAAAGAAAAGGAACTAGCTGTCAAGATACTCAAAACAATCAA GTTCTTGGGGCTGCATGAGGAGACACAGATTCCTAAGGATTGTTCAAGTGCATTCAGTGTTATTTGCCAACGAATGGAACAGAGAATGGCCTATGGCCACAATGAGCAG GATATGGTACTGCTGCACCATGAAGTCGAGGTGGAGTACCCCGATGGGCGACCCACCGAGAAGCACCAAGCGACGCTGATGGAGTTCGGAAAGACTGAGAACGGCAGGTCGACCACCGCCATGGCCCTCACCGTCGGGGTACCGGCAGCGATAGGAGCCCTG CTCTTGCTCCAGAACAAGGTTCAGAAGAAAGGGGTGATCCGGCCTCTGCAACCGGAGATCTACATCCCTG CGCTGGAGATCTTGGAAGCGTCGGGCATCAAGGTGATAGAGAGAGTGGAGACCTGA